Within the Zea mays cultivar B73 chromosome 10, Zm-B73-REFERENCE-NAM-5.0, whole genome shotgun sequence genome, the region CCTGGCGGCGGCGACCAGGCACGCAGGGGCAGGTCCCGGCGGCGGCGCTGGGGGCGCGCGGCCTGGCGCGCAGGGACTCCGGGCGGCGGCCGCCTGGCGCGCAGGGGCAGATCCcagcggcggcggctggagaAACCCTAGCAGGGGCTGCCAGGCGGCTGGAGGAAAACCTAGGCTAGGCTGATACCATGTTAGAGGTAAATAATTGTATATTATTAGGGCTAACCCTAGAGGGTAGCTATATAGTGTTTGTACATGGGCCATATGGGCCTAGCCACATGGGCCTAACCACATATAATCTAACGTGTCCGTGACGAGAGGAGGCGAGAGGAAGTGACGAGTCGGGGTCTCGGGGATAGTCACCCGACGTCCGAAGGCCGGACGAGTTTCCACGTGGAAGTTGGGCTCGGACTAGGCCATTATCCCGCGGAGCCGGTTTCCAAACAGGACAGAGCGGTGGTCTGTGGAAGCTTCCCGCGTGGGCCGAAGACACCGGGAAAATAGCAAATTCCCCGCGAGGATTTGGGCTCCCAAACTAGGCCTTATTCTCTCCACTAGCATTCTGATGTAAGTCAGAAAGGCATGCAAATGTATATTTCGCTGGGCAATGTTTGCTATTTTATACAATTGTGCAGACATGAGTCTTTATAGCAGTCATATTAAATGATGTATATTCTTATTTTTTTTTATCAAACACACAagagagctgcgtatcattatattaagaagaaaaaaagGAATACAAAATCAAATACAAACAAAGGGAAAAGATCCCAAAGCCTCCACAGAACACTCACGCCTACAGGGTTCCCCACCCCTGCTGGCTCCAgactagcagcagcagcagcagggagcACACTGACGGCACAAGTAGACACCCCTACACTTAGCTGAAACTAAACTGTAGGAATCTGCGCTTGAAGGAAGGACAACCCCTTAGCACCAGCCAACGACCATAATAAGGATTCCTCCTTGGCCAACCTAACAGTAACATCCTTGAAAGACAGAGGCATTCCTCTGTTTCCATAAAATATGTATATTCTTATTGATGAGGCCATTCTCAATGAGAGTTTCATTGCATGATTTTCAACATTGCCACATCATCATTCAAGAGTGAGATAAAGTAAATAATGAAACATACACTCTCAATATAAAGTTTCACTTCACAATTTCATAGGCTACAATGTCAATTAAATATTGCATCTAAATAGCCAAAAGAAATGTATGAAATGAATGGAAATGAAACAAATTGCTCTCAATGGTGGTTTCATGTGTTTTCCATTgtattggaaatgagatgacgtGGTTTCATGGTGATGAAACTGCTTCCACCCATTTCACAGTAAATATAGTGCCAATGTATCCAAAAACCTGATGTGGCACTCTAATTAATGTATGAAACTTCTCATGAAACTTTGCATTGAGAATGGATTGAGAAGGCTTGCCTGGTGCAGTGATGAGAGTTGCCTCACTAAGCTACCAAGTCATGGATTCGAAGTAGCCTCTCCGCATTTGTGGGGGTGGTTTGCCTCGGTTTATCTCTTcgaccccactcatgtgggagcctccggCATTGGATCCACCCTTATGTTCGTATAGATGATAAATGCTTTACCAtgaaaaaatataaaacctgaTGAGCATATGTCAACAGGAACAGTTTGCATGCTGAATATTTTTTAGAAAATCATTTTTTTTTCACTTTCTTTCCCTTTTTTCTTGCTTGTCTTCATTTACCATCTTCTTCATATCATGTTACATTGAATTCTTGCACGCTAAATTCTGAGTTACTTTTTTTTCCATTTGCAAGGCATGCTTCAGACAAAACATTACAGTTGTCACCATCTATGCCTCATTGGGGGAGGAAGCTTTGTGTCACTCACTAAATGAGGTCAGTACTGTCACTTGTATGGGTATCCATTGTTGTTCCTGCTTGTTATGTTTTCATGTGATATGCTTTTCTTGGTTTATAAAGAGTTCAAGACAAAATCAGTCTGTACTATTAGTAGCATTTCACTTAGACATGCCACATAGCCAATTGATCTGTATCAGTTGCATTTTTTTGTAGAATGTACCAGTTGCATTTAATCATTCCTGACACCTGTGCTTAAAGTAATCAATACCTGTCTGCTATGTATATGCTTCTATTTTATCTAATTTATCCTTTTTGCTTGCCAGACTGAGGTCACTACTGTAGTTTGTGGTCAGAAAGAACTAAAAAAGTTGATTGATATAAGTGGGCAACTTGACACTGTCAAGCGTGTTGTCTATATCAATGAGGAAGGCATCTCAACTGAAGTTTCTTTAGCTCAAAACTGCACTAGCTGGATAGTTGAATCATTTGAGGAAGTAACTAGGTTAGGAGCTGAAGCACCTGTTGAAGCAAACATGCCTCTACCTTCCGATGTTGCGGTGATAATGTACACAAGTGGTAGCACCGGATTGCCCAAGGTTTGCTTTATACATCCTTGTTATTTTTTGTTGTTCTGTCCACTGCATTTTTCCCTTGCTTACTAGAATTCAGGTTGGGAGTTGCTTCTCATACACACAAATAAAAAGCGAAGTGGAATTCTCTAATTATATCTCTGCTATTGAACTGACATGTATCTTAATTGTTTATAGGGAGTTATGATGACCCACCGCAACGTCCTGGCTACACTCTCAGCAGTCATGACCATTGTGCCTGCACTTGGCAGTAAAGATATATACTTGGCCTACCTTCCACTTGCACACATTCTTGAGTTGGCAGCAGAGGTAGCTTTCAATCGGCAACAAAATGGGTCAAATCTGTTCACTATATTGTATTTTTTGAAAGACAAGGGCAGGAGCTCTGACATTCATTTAAGATAGGAACTATATTGGTTTATTATATAATCTTTATTCATCATTTGCAAATACTTTTTAGGCACTAATGGCTGCTGTTGGGGCCTCAATAGGATATGGATCACCTTTGACCCTGATTGATACATCCAATAAAATAAAAAAGGGAACTCTAGGTGATGCTTCTGCACTAAAGCCAACATTGATGACTGCTGTACCTGCTATACTTGATCGTATTCGTGATGGTGTCAGGAAAAAGGTAATGTCCTTCACATTGTTCTGGTCCAGTGTACCTTGCTGATTATTGACAGCTACCTTTTGTGTTGAGATGTCTTCAGGTGGATACAAAGGGTGGTATAGCAAAGCAATTGTTTGACATTGCCTATAACCGTCGGCTTGCTGCAATCAATGGAAGTTGGCTTGGTGCCTGGGGACTGGAGAAACTCTTGTGGGATACACTTGTGTTTGGAAAGGTGCGTGCTATTTTGGGAGGAAAGATTCGGTTTGTACTTTCAGGTGGAGCACCTCTATCTGGAGATACTCAGAGATTTATCAATATATGCCTTGGGTAAGATTATGTATGCCTCATTTCTGTTGTTTGATGGCAATTATCTTGAAATCCTATGTTCCCATCGCATGCATTTAATACGATAAATATGTTATGACTTCCTCACTGTGTTTGCAGTCTGACATTGATAAGGTTTATGCAATTTCAGGGCTCCAATAGGGCAAGGTTATGGTCTGACTGAAACTTGTGCTGGAGGGACATTTTCAGAGTATGATGACACATCTGTCGGTCGTGTTGGTGCTCCACTACCTTGTTCGTATATTAAGGTCAGCTTCATTTCTTAACTATTTTGTATCAAAGCTGTTTTTATCACGATGTTATCTGTGCGGATCTATTTTGTATTTTTTATGCCTAACAATGTTTGTATGTTGAAATCTTCCTTAGTTATTGGTTGTTCTTAGCTTCAAGATTATTTACATGCACCCGCTTAGATTTTTTTGGTCTTGTTGAACTTCTTTCCTCACTGGGTCACTGGGATATCTTATCTATTCTTGTGACAGTGAATGAGTTCTTACTGTTGACCTCCCACAGTTCCTGACTTCCTGACATATCAGCCACTGTATTTTTAGTTGATTGACTGGCCTGAGGGTGGATACTTGACTGCTGATTTACCAATGCCTCGGGGAGAAATTGTCATTGGAGGTCCAAATATAACTAAAGGCTATTTCAAGAATGAAGCTAAAacaaatgaagtctacaaggtaTGGTGTTCTCCTACCAATATATTCATAGATTGTTTCAGGCATTGAACTTTAACTTCTTCACACTTTCTGTAACAATAACCACACACCACATATATTATGTGAAGGATGATGAGAAAGGTATGCGATGGTTCTATTCTGGAGACATCGGACGGTTCCATCCAGATGGCTGCCTTGAAATCATTGACCGTAAGAAAGATATCGTGAAGCTTCAACATGGCGAATATGTATCTCTCGGGAAGGTATGCAATATTCTTATTCTGGTCCAACTGGCTGAATTGCACTGCTTAACTTGTTAGGTGATGACAGGTAGAGGCTGCTTTGATTGTGAGCCCATATGTGGAGAACATTATGATCCATGCTGATCCTTTCCACAATTACTGTGTTGCTCTCGTGGTGGCTGCACACATTGAGCTGGAAAGCTGGGCTTCGCAGCAAGGAATCAAATACAACGATTTCTCAGATTTGTGCCAGAAGCAAGAGGCTGTTAAAGAAGTGCTTGGATCTTTAGCAAAGGTTCGTGTTTTCTGTTCACCTGTCAGCATCTGTTTTCTTTACTGTGTTGGATCACCACACGTTCATTTTTTTTTTTGATTATGGAAACAAAATGTTCCAGCCTTTTGCAATCTCTTACATACGGCCTTACAAATCGAAAAAAACAATCATCCATCATAAACATTCTTTGAAATAAAACATCAACAAATCAAGCTCCTTCTAATCTAGCATTGGACCTCCATCCATGGCTTGCAAAGATCTCCATAGCCATCACCTCTAAGGATCGACATACCGCAAGGATCTCGTGTTGAATCACCACATGTTCATACCTGACTCCACGCTTATTGGAAGTGGATTTGTATGAAAGAAAAGGGTTTAGCATCCATTGATCTTCCACTCATCCATGCTTTGATTTTCCAGGAACATAGCATTATAGTTTTGGCTTGATTCACTGTTACAGCTGGTCTCCTAGAAGTGTTTTTTTCCGGGTAATTTTAGCAACAATATAAATATGGAAATAGGAAACTATTTTGTAGTGTTTCTGAAAGGAATGAACAGTCACCTAGCACAGCATAAAACATATTCATCCAGAGAGTTTTTATTAGTTTCAATTTCACAAAGGCCATTAGCACTGCCGAGTGTGTTTCATAAGCACTGGCGGTGAAGTAAGGTAAACCAGGATTATGTTGTCTCATATACGTTGATATCCTTGGGAAGTTCTCTCTTCCTTTTTCCACGTGTGTGCTGAAAGTTGCAAGCATGTCAAGCGAGACAAATCCTGTGCACCGTTAAGACAACAATTTTGATTGCACCCGATGCACTTGTTATTTTCCAGGCTGCGAAGCAAGCGCGACTTGAGAAGTTTGAGATACCAGTCAAAATCAAGCTGATACCAGAGCCATGGACCCCCGAGTCGGGACTCGTCACTGCTGCCCTCAAACTCAAGAGGGAGGTGATCAGGAAGACGTacgagaacgatctggctgagttGTACGCATGATGGTTCTACTCTTTTTGATACGTTTAGTGTGGAAAATGTGTAGAGTGTCAATGTCACGCTGAGATCTATGGTAATTTGATACCGATTATCGTTCtgggattattattattattttgttCAGTTAGAGGAGATATATAAACCTTGAAGTTTTGAGTTATATGGCTTCTCTTGATGCCGAGAAGCTATATTGCGATGATTCCTATGTGTTTAGGATATAACGCTTTCGAATTCTTATTGCGCTTGTTCATCTCGTACCTTGAGGTAACTACTGGTATTGCTGTCTATAGAATTGTATGTACGGTTTCGGTGTATTTCTCCAGTTTTTTCTTGAGACGAGTTGTTAAACATGTGCTAATCATAGATTAGTAGACTTAATAAATTCATCTCACAAATTAGCCATGAATTATACAATTAGTTTCATAATTAATTTATATTTAGCTCTTCCAGTTGGCATCTAAAATCTGAACTAAATTTTAGTGCCGATTGCCGAAGATCAGCACAAACACTGGTCGGCTGAATCATATGTCGGTTGGTTCCTATTATTGCGGTTTGTTGGTCAGGACAATTAGATCAGTTGAATATATAGTTCCGCAAATGAATGTACGATTGGTGCCGCTGGCATTTGGAATAAAGTCAAAGTCGGCTCCCAAGCACAAAGGCTAGCTAAAGCGAGATGCACATAGtagattttttttttgttttgacaaaatgaAATGGAAACGATAGGATTGCAACGTCTATTTTGCTTGCGGGGAAGATACTGAACTTTAATCAAGCTCTCTGTGTGCTAATTTAATAACCTGCGCGTACATATGGAGGATACACACACTGACACATGCTTCGCTCATTCCAACCACATGAATCATATTTGACGTTGTGGACAAATGGCACGGAACCACTCACTAGTCACTGCTACTCACTTCGTcacaatttataattcgtttgactttttaTTACAAGTTTGACTAACTCGTCTTGTTAAAAAATTATGGAAAAAAATCAAAAATTTCGTTGTGATTTGTCATATATATACTTTACATATGACTTAAATTTTTTCATCTTTTCATGAATTTTTCTAATAAGACGAGTGATCAAAGTTGGGGTTGAAAAAGTCTAACGAATTATATTTTGCAACGGAGAGAGTATATGCGAAGAAGATAGAACAAGAGCGTCTCCGAAATTCCATAAAACATTTAGCATAAACCTAATCTTGCCAACCGGCCAGAGAGCCAGGAGCAGAATATTTGATGTGGACCAACCATTACCAATTTGTTGTTCCTAAAATATTGAATTCTATTTTTTTGGGTTCCTAAATTTTTGAATTTGTGGTTTAGCGATTGAATCAGCTTGATTTGTGTGTTCACTAAGCAGCTCTATTCAATATTCAGAGCGCGTGCGAGTGGCGCAAACCAGGCAACCGAGCGCAGCCGGATTGAATTTAGGGATGGATACTTAAACATCTCAATTATAGAATAAAATTAatatttaatatatatatatatatatataaaataaaTAATTTGATGCTAATATTTAGTTATGTAAATATGAATAATTTTTGTACttttttgcattattttctctgcAATGAAAAAGGTGAAAAAACGTATGAATCTGAACATGTATTTGAACTTTTATTTTATACTAGTATATACCTCTTGCTAATGCTATGATTTTAGGGAGGATAAAGGTCGATGGCGACGGTAACAACTACGACATGAAGGAGAGGCTGACAGTGGCAACAGAGGCAGGAGGGGCAGCGGGTTCATGGAGAGATAAGATAATAGATGGTTCAAATAATATTATCTATTTAATTGAAATAAGGAAGACAAAGTTATTCAGTGATCCGAATTGTTGATTTTATGATATATTAAGTGTAGATAtaatttatttggttgatttagtAAAGGTTATGTTGTGAGGGTGATTTTTTGGATTAATTTTGCAAAGTTAAACTAATGGATTATATAATTGTATAGAGGAATTGTAATAAgcttaatgataaaaataaaaacaCACAGAttctatattttatttatttgtaATAAAAAATAATATCCGTATAAGTATTTAGATCCATCTATCTAGGGATCCCATCTATCTATCTATAGTTATAAGACGGATAGCAAACCCAATACAGAGAATGCATCGGAATGGAGCGTTTAACAATCGACTGATACAGAGGGAAACGTGGAATTTAATCCATATTCATCATATTTTGTGTCAATACCGTTTAAATTTTGTAATTTTGCAGAAGAAAAATACAAGTCAGGGCACGCGTTCTCGCCTCCGACAaagctcgccggagttcgtgaaAACAATTTGCTGTTTCCGTGACCCTCTATGCAACCCAAAACAACATGGAGAAAAAAAACTAACTGAGCATGACTCGTCATCTTTTCCAACTCTCTTTCTTCCCCTTGTTCTGCTGACGCGCCGGTCCGTTGGTCGCCTCCTATCTGCTCGCTCGCCCGGTCCGGCCTCCGTCCATGGCGATGGCGGATGATGAGGACAAAGGAGAGGTTCGGATCCATTAATATCTCTATTTTTCGTTGGGTGGTTGGGAAGATAAACTCGCATCCTGTAATATTGCTCGGGAGCCTGCTAAAGATAGCATTCTTCTTGTCAAGTTGCGCAGCCGCCTGGATTGGACCCAAGAACCCGGCGACCCGTGGCGACCGGCGACATGGCCGGCGGTGGCGGAGAGGAGGAGTGGGAGGGCCCCCCCGGCTACGTGCTCTCGCTCCCGGCGGTGGCGCCGCTCCTGCCCGTCGCCGTCTCCTGCCTCGACGCCACCGTCCGGCGCAAGAGGCGCAGCCGTCCCCGCCTCCGTGCCCAGCCGTCGGGCTGGTGGGCCTTCAAGCTCCCCGTCCCCGCGCCGGAGGAGGCAAAGGGGCCGGTTCTCCCAGCGTCGGTGGTTAATAATCCGTCTGAGGAGGCTCGTCCACAGAGCCTGTGCGTGCGCCAGGCGCCGTCGCCAGACCCATACACCCCCGCGGCGGCAGAGGAGAGGCCGGTTAAGAGTGTGAGGATGTGCCTGCAGTGCGGCGCGGTGGTGACGCCGCAGTGGAGGTCGGGGCCGATGGGGCAGGGCACGCTCTGCAACGCCTGCGGGGTCCGGCTGAAGGTGGCCGGGGCACTGCGGGGGCAGGTGCGGCACCGCCCCGCGCCGAGGACGGCCGCCCGACCGCCCCCGGACAGCCCGGCCTCGGAGTCGTCGCCTGACAGCCCGATCTGGGAGCCCGGGTCAGTTCCCGACGTTTACCTGGTGAGGAAGATGCCTCTGAAGCAGGGGAGACCTCCGCCACCGTCGCCgatgcccgcgccgccgccgccagcgccAGCGGTGTACCTCgtcaagaagaagaggaagaagacgcCGGCTTCGGTGGCCTCGGCGAAGAAGCCGTGGCGGCCCCCGAAGTCCGCGAAGCAGTGCCTGCACTGCGGGTCGTCGTCGACGCCACAGTGGCGGGAAGGCCCGCTGGGGCGTAGCACGCTGTGCAACGCGTGCGGCGTGCGGTACAGGCAGGGGCGGCTGCTGCCGGAGTACCGGCCGCTGGCGAGCCCCACCTTCGAGCCGTCGGAGCACGCCAACAGGCACAGCCAGGTGCTGCAGCTTCACCGGCAGCGGAGGAGCGGGAGCCAGAgccaccaccaccagcagcagcacCCTCTGCCCGTGGAGAAGCACCCTCCGCGACCCACAGCCGCGCTCCAGTTTCCCCAGCGGTGGCACGTGAAGGAGGAGTACCCGCCGACGCCGCCCCACCAGCCTCTACCGCACCCGGTGGTGGCCGGCAGCCTCGCCGCCGGCGAGCTGCGCGTTGGGGGCATGGTCGACGCGGCGGCAGATGCGGACGCCGATGCAGGACACGGCGGCGGCAACGGCAATGGCCTGAGCAACGCGCCGAGCTCTCTGGACTCGCTCCTGCTGGAGGGCCCGTCGGCGCCGCTGCTTGTCGACGACGACGATCCCTTGATCGATTAGCTAGCCACTAGCCAGAGCCTACTAGGGGCAATCCGGCTTCCAGCCTAGCCGATTTGAGAGAATAGTAATCTTCTTGGACCTTCTCTTTCCTGTCTCGGCAACTTCATCGTCTTTGGTTGTGCGTATCTCTGTTCATCTTTCGGCAAAGTTTTTCGTGTAACTTCATCATCGTCAAATGGCAGAATTTGTACCAATGCTTAGGTGCTGTCGTAACAGAGATGATAATGGATGGATAATGGCATAATGGCATAATGGCACTGGCATGATCGACCTGCAACTGTGCCAATCACGAACTGTACTCCTGTCTAGTCCATGTAAAGCTGAACTGTCTGTGAGAGCCAGATAGGGCAAGATGAACTGCAGGTGTTGTACTCGATATTCCTCAGTACCAAACTCCCAACTGCCTATTCTCGTAGGGATGCTGGTGAGGTCACCTTGCCGACCTGAGGAATCTTTGCGAATTGCCATGTTCCATTGAATTGGGAATCTGCCTCCTCCCTCTTTTGAGCTCCAGCCACCTCCTGCCATATATACATGCCTAGGCTACACCACAACCACACTTTCTATGCTGAGAGCAATCTATGTTTGATCGACAAATTCTCGTGCACCTTTAGACTCATCTGCATTCTTTCCATGAGTCGTCACCAAATGTTTCTTCACGATTTGTTTGAgctcttaattaattttagtttaaaattGAATAGAAATAGAGTTCGATCCTAATTCGACCTAATTCTTAAATTTAAATTTTATAATGTAAAGTTTAGAGCGCATTATCACCCCTAGTCTGCCAACAATCAACATGGCCATGGCCTTGCCACATGAGCACAATCCTAGTCCTTGGATCCTCAAGGCATCTGTTACCTTCATTTTGTTTATTTAACTGTTCTGCACTGGGAGCAAACTTGATACAGACCGCAACAGTATCCAGCACAACACGTTGTTCGTTGTTACTACAATCTCTAACAATACGATATGTAGTCAGTTAGCTATGCCCTGGTTTGGCATAGTTCGAAACTAATGCAGAAGCAAGCATCTTGTTGTTTGCCTCTGAGAGCTAAGTGTTTGTTGTT harbors:
- the LOC103640823 gene encoding long chain acyl-CoA synthetase 9, chloroplastic, which produces MNPYFVGILVPVAVSLLLRKRRKAQRMRGVPVEVGGEPGYAVRNYRFEQPVETHWEGVSTLADLFEQSCKEYVYMPLLGTRKLISRETEAAPGGRSFEKLHLGEYEWKCYAECFKSVCNFSSGLIRVGHQKNERVAIFAETRAEWQIGLQACFRQNITVVTIYASLGEEALCHSLNETEVTTVVCGQKELKKLIDISGQLDTVKRVVYINEEGISTEVSLAQNCTSWIVESFEEVTRLGAEAPVEANMPLPSDVAVIMYTSGSTGLPKGVMMTHRNVLATLSAVMTIVPALGSKDIYLAYLPLAHILELAAEALMAAVGASIGYGSPLTLIDTSNKIKKGTLGDASALKPTLMTAVPAILDRIRDGVRKKVDTKGGIAKQLFDIAYNRRLAAINGSWLGAWGLEKLLWDTLVFGKVRAILGGKIRFVLSGGAPLSGDTQRFINICLGAPIGQGYGLTETCAGGTFSEYDDTSVGRVGAPLPCSYIKLIDWPEGGYLTADLPMPRGEIVIGGPNITKGYFKNEAKTNEVYKDDEKGMRWFYSGDIGRFHPDGCLEIIDRKKDIVKLQHGEYVSLGKVEAALIVSPYVENIMIHADPFHNYCVALVVAAHIELESWASQQGIKYNDFSDLCQKQEAVKEVLGSLAKAAKQARLEKFEIPVKIKLIPEPWTPESGLVTAALKLKREVIRKTYENDLAELYA
- the LOC100273197 gene encoding uncharacterized LOC100273197; this translates as MAMADDEDKGEPPGLDPRTRRPVATGDMAGGGGEEEWEGPPGYVLSLPAVAPLLPVAVSCLDATVRRKRRSRPRLRAQPSGWWAFKLPVPAPEEAKGPVLPASVVNNPSEEARPQSLCVRQAPSPDPYTPAAAEERPVKSVRMCLQCGAVVTPQWRSGPMGQGTLCNACGVRLKVAGALRGQVRHRPAPRTAARPPPDSPASESSPDSPIWEPGSVPDVYLVRKMPLKQGRPPPPSPMPAPPPPAPAVYLVKKKRKKTPASVASAKKPWRPPKSAKQCLHCGSSSTPQWREGPLGRSTLCNACGVRYRQGRLLPEYRPLASPTFEPSEHANRHSQVLQLHRQRRSGSQSHHHQQQHPLPVEKHPPRPTAALQFPQRWHVKEEYPPTPPHQPLPHPVVAGSLAAGELRVGGMVDAAADADADAGHGGGNGNGLSNAPSSLDSLLLEGPSAPLLVDDDDPLID
- the LOC100273197 gene encoding uncharacterized isoform X1, whose protein sequence is MAGGGGEEEWEGPPGYVLSLPAVAPLLPVAVSCLDATVRRKRRSRPRLRAQPSGWWAFKLPVPAPEEAKGPVLPASVVNNPSEEARPQSLCVRQAPSPDPYTPAAAEERPVKSVRMCLQCGAVVTPQWRSGPMGQGTLCNACGVRLKVAGALRGQVRHRPAPRTAARPPPDSPASESSPDSPIWEPGSVPDVYLVRKMPLKQGRPPPPSPMPAPPPPAPAVYLVKKKRKKTPASVASAKKPWRPPKSAKQCLHCGSSSTPQWREGPLGRSTLCNACGVRYRQGRLLPEYRPLASPTFEPSEHANRHSQVLQLHRQRRSGSQSHHHQQQHPLPVEKHPPRPTAALQFPQRWHVKEEYPPTPPHQPLPHPVVAGSLAAGELRVGGMVDAAADADADAGHGGGNGNGLSNAPSSLDSLLLEGPSAPLLVDDDDPLID